Within the Mus caroli chromosome 10, CAROLI_EIJ_v1.1, whole genome shotgun sequence genome, the region TTGTCTTTGACTTTATTGCAGAAAACTTTCAATATTACTTCCAGAGATTCGAGGTTTGGATATTGATGTCTAAAAGGCACTGAGTGATAGCAGTGGGCCCGTGGTCACTGATGGTTTGACCTATAATGCTGTGTCTTACTGGAGGACCTTCTCTGATCTGCATTTCTCCTCAGAGAGATGGATGAGAAGCTTGTGAACAGCACTATTGGCCCCAGATTCTTCTCTGGATGTGTGGGAGCCTTTGACCTCAGCGCTTGGTTTTGCCTTTGTTCCTTCAGAAGACAACTCTACAAagactgtttttctcttttacataTGAAACTTtttacctttttcttcttttcttatactTTATTAACTATACATTGGTGTACAATTATTCGTCTTATGGAAACAGATTCCTTTCTCATACAATAGATCCTgtttacagtttcccctccttctcctcctcctcccagttcctcctcgcTTCTCTCTCATTGAGATCCACTGCCTTTCTATCTCACATCAGAAAGGAACAGTCTTCTATAAGATACAGCtgaacatgacaaaataaatatgcaaaacacatgaaactcaagaagaatgaagaccaaagtgtggacacttcgccccttcttagaattgggaacaaaacacccatggaaggagttacagagacaatgtttggagctgagatgaaaggatggaccatctagagactgacgcacctggggatacatcccataatcagcctccaaacacagacactattgcatatgccagaaagattttgctgaagggatcctgatatagctgtctcttgtgaggctttgccagtgcctggcaaataaagaagtggatgctcacagtcatctactggatggaacacagggccgccaatggaggacctagagaaagtacccaaggagctaaaggggtctgcagccctataggtggaacaacaatatgaactaaccagtacccctggagctcgtgtctctagctgcatatgtagcagaagatggcctagtcggccatcagtgggaagagaggcccctggatattgcaaactttatatgccccagttcaggggaacaccagggccaagaagtgggagagggtaggTAGGGGAGCGGGAGGTGGTAtgagggactttcaggatagcatttgaaatgtaaatgaagaaaatacctaataaaaaattggaaaaacattgggcaagacaaaccaacagaaggagaagagcccCAAGAggaggcacaagaatcagagacacactCATTCTCACACgcaataaaaatactaaactgaaagctataatataaATGCAGAAGACCTGTCCCAGACCCACGCAGGCCTCATGCAGgctacctcagtctctgtgagcttgtaTGTGCTTTGCTCATGTTGGCTTAGAGGGTTCTATTCTCTTGAGGTCCTCCACGccctctggttcttacattccttctgcctcctcttctgtggggttccctgagctctgacttAATGGTGGCATCCGATGTAGAGCTGTTtgttccaaggtctctccctctccctctccctctccctctccctctcccctctccccctcNAACCTGGTTATTATagtcagtctctttctctctgtctctctgtcttttctcgtcctcgtcctcgtcctcatcctcatcctcatcctcatcctcctcctccttctcctcttcctcctccccctccccccctccccctctccctctccctccctctctctggtcATGGTCCTGGTATTTGTTCCcgtctgctgcagaaggaagcttctttgatgatggatGAGTAAGACACTAAGCTACAAGCACAGCAGAACGTGCCATTAGAAGTCATTCTGCTGCTACCAAATATCTCagttaaaaatggggcacagatctCAACAGAGAATTCTCCACAGTGAAAAGTCatatggctgagaaacacttcaatgtttaacatccttagccattagggaaatgcaattcaaaacgactctgagatcccatcttacatctgtcagaatgtctaagatcaataacacaagtgacagctcacactggtgtggagcaaggggaacactcctctactgaGGTTGATAGGGCAaagatcacttttaaaaattaatagagaaCATAGAACGGTCCCCGTCATCAGGTGTTAGCTAACGAGACCACACCATTTTCTAGCATTAATGGTAAATCACATTTAATAAAAAAGCTGATTTCCTTCAAACTAGAAGGAGTAGCATTGGAACTGTTAAAAAACTTGAGGGCAATAACTCAAAATAgattccttcccccccccccccagaaaggttcactgtgtagctctggctgtcctggaactcactctgtagactaggataacctcaaattcacagagattgctggcttctgtcacctgagtgctgggattaaaggtatgagttACCACGACcctgctagtttttttttttgtttttaaagacagattttCATGATTCTTAAACTGGCCTTCAAGTCTCCAGCGGCAGAAGGTGACCTCGAACTCATGATCATCTTACCTCTGTTTCCATCTGCGTTTCATGCCTATTTTAAGCCAGGGTTGTTatacaagcactctaccaaccgagAGATGTTCCTGACTGATTCaaatgaatatttgtgtgtgtgtgtgttgtttgtgtataAATCTTTATGCTTATGTATTTGAGGGAAATAAATTGTGTCACAGAAGCAATGAAACACTTTCTGGTTTTAAGGAAATCAGTGGGCactgggatgggggttgggggcatgCATAGTTATCTCGTATATGAGATTGGGGAAATTGAGAACTCATGAAGCACATAAACAAAGTACTAGCCATGCACAGAGGATAAAGTCTGATTTGAAGCTGGAGGTTTGGGGGAGAACCAAAACAGATGATGGTTTTCATCTGGGTCAAGATAACTGGGTACCACTCTGAGATGCTCAGGTAAGGGAAAAGGGACACATGGCCAAAGGAACTGCATGAACAAGATGCATAGTGTTGTTAAACATCTGACATTCCCAAATAACAATCAAGCTTTAATTGAGCCACTAGGAATGCCGGGAAGAATTCTCTCAACTTTCCGTGGATCGTTTGGTTGAGCCTTTGGCTGAAGTCTGAAAGAAAATGCTAGTGTTAAGCTCACTGTATAAATgtggaaactgagtcacagatcATAAATATGCTGACTCAAGACCCCGAGGCTAGAATATGAATGGTTCAAGTCTGCACCCATAACCACTGCGTAATGTTAATGAATACAGGAAAGGCAGGAATACACCTGGGCTGGAACTGAAGAGCAGAGGGCCTCCTGCCCCATCCTGAAGGATCGAATTTCATAGATAAGTTaccaaagacagagaaggaaacttTTAGTGTTTGAACTTGATAGGGGAAACAACTTTAAGTCATTAATCCTTATTTGGGACAAGTGTGTGTCTAGTGTTGGACTATTCATTGGGATAGCCTTAGCCACATGTGGGTATGAGAGTTAGAAACATGGCTAGTCCTGAAGTGATTTCTGCTGTGTATATAGGATACCCACTAGGCTTTAAATATTTAGTGGCAGAGGAATTGCAACTCTTATTCATCATAAATCTTGATACAAATTGGTACCTTGGGTGTGTTGATTGAAATACAATATCTAATGAAGTATTCttgcatttttacttttatttcattttgcactttttcccttttattaatgGAGGAActagatgattttattttacctATGTGGTccgccttttcttctttctgggcAGGTTGACCCTGAGTGATTTGTAGTAGGTATTTTACTAAACACATCCATTGAAGAGCTTCCTCACCACATTGGCTTTTTAACTATActctttccttgcttttctggtcATTTGCAAGAAAAGTTTGAAAAGGCTTCCCCCATTGCATGGTTTGAGAAGCTCAAGAGTTTCCTTTTATTCAGCCGTCCCCAACCACAAACAAAGGCTccctgtgctgtgctctgtggATGAGAAATTCACATTACAAGGGCAAAAAGGGGGAGACGTAAAAGCAatttccagcccccaccccaaatgGTGTGAAGTAAAAGTGCTTTCAGGGAATCCCACAAGAATGGCACAGGTGGGCACAGTGGGGCTGTCTCATCGTCAGAGAGCCCAAGGAGTCGAAAGGAAACTCTAACATGCCACAAAACCATAGCTGTAATGCAAAGTAACTTAGCTCCCCCCACCTATCTGTCACCatcttaacttaaaaaaaaagaaaaaaaaaaacttgtgaaAATACGTAATCCCGAGGAGCCTTCGATCAGGTATAAAACTGGAAGCCAGAGAGGTGCAGGCTATAGCTGCCATCGGCTGATCTAGAGAAGACACATCAGCTGATCCTTTGGACCCTCTGACTTAAGACAGAAGTTCTGGGCTTCTCCTGCTGCGGCCTAGCTCTGAGACAATGAACGCTACACACTGCATCTTGGCTTTGCAGCTCTTCCTCATGGCTGTTTCTGGCTGTTACTGCCACGGCACACTCATTGAAAGCTTAGAAAGTCTGAAGAACTACTTTGTAAGTATGAATTCTTAATAATGCTTGTGGTTGGCCGTGGCTGATGTTGACTTGCTACGGTGAACGCCAGGCTGCCGTCTCTGGTCCCCAGTCATTTTGAGAAGATGGGGTGCTACGTTGCTATTTGCTGGAGAGGTGTTTATTGAATTAATGATCTCTATATTGATTTAACCCTCTGTCCAGCTTACTATGGAGTTAGAGGGCAATTACCAATCTTCCCAAAGATAGGCATAGTATAGGTACAAGGTGCAAAGATGCTGACGTAGTGAGTTCTTATTATTTAGTCGTGATAAAAATGTCCTTACCTCAATGGTTCTTATTCCTTCAGACGTCTTGAAAGTGATAGTGAGAGATGGATATTACCTCCAAAACTACCCAGGGAAACAGCTTACCACTTATAGTAATGGGAGGCAAAGTTcttaatgttttgtttaagagATGCCCCTCCCTTGAGGTTGCTTTGCCCTGAGGAGTAATTTTGAAATTCTACTACAATCGAATTAGCACCAAAGCCAGCCGCTCGGTGAGGTTTGATGAGACTCTATATTTCTCAGAGTTCTGAGGATTTCCtcatttgtgaatttttttaaattaatggttAACAGAAGCAGATTTTATATCCTTAGAATTTTATAATTTGTCCCAAATGAATATACTAGTACACATATAGCTATTACCATAATGTTCAAGCATCTACAGTCAAGCCTCTCCTCACAGTGTAAATCAAGCTGCCTCCCGTATGTGTTTGGAACTATTTCTTAAAGCAGCAATGAAGCCCTATTAGAGCACAGACTGATGTTTCAGAGGCCCGGACCATAAGGGGGCAGTGTGCACAGTGGGATGATTCTAatgattttctctctccctttcttaatTTGAGAGTAAGTTTCTTTTTAGCTCACTATGATTACTTGGGGGTACTTGAAACCTCGTCAGCTTTGTTGAGTTTATTTGTGGCCTTGCAGTTTCAAGACTGGGCCAGGATATCCTGCAGCTAAAAGAACGTAACAGTAACAGTGTTTGGCTACATGCAGTCTTTTGGGGGATACTTGTTGTTAGAAGTAAGTGGAAGGGCCCAGAAGGAAACCTGTGACCATTATCAGCACTGAATTCAACACAACTTGATAGATATTTTCAGGGCCGTTGGTGAAATAATTacaaatcaattttttttctcttctcctcagaaCTCAAGTAGCATAGATGTGGAAGAAAAGAGTCTCTTCTTGGATATCTGGAGGAACTGGCAAAAGGTGAGTTGACGATTTCTCCCCTCCCAGTTTCCCTGTTGTTTTTAATGGGTCATTTCTCAAAATCCTCTCTCTGTGTTGTTTCCCAAGGATGGTGACATGAAAATCCTGCAGGGCCAGATTATCTCTTTCTACCTCAGACTCTTTGAAGTCTTGAAAGACAATCAGGCCATCAGCAACAACATAAGCGTCATTGAATCACACCTGATTACTAACATCTTCAGCAACAGCAAGGCCAAAAAGGATGCGTTCATGAGTATTGCCAAGTTTGAGGTGAGACGGCTTTGCAAATTGCtgtattgttggttttttttctttttcattgtctttaatgATCAAGCGGTAGAAACTAACCACTCATCAGTTGATAAAGCTAGGCGGTGAAGCAGGATCTCATATGTTTCCCCACTGCAGACAGattgggaggaatttttttttcttgtcaatttTGGAAAAACACAGACAATCAAACTATTGCCCACATGCTGGGTAAAtgcactgaggaggaggaggcagaacagGGGAGCATTGAGCAGAGGTCTTGTGGTCCCCTGGGTGTGTGATGGAAACTCTTGCTTAGGCTGGGAGGTTGTATGTTAGTGGAAAGAGCAGTGGGTAGGAGGGAGTGAGAAGACTtgcattctcctcctcctcctagttAGGCCACAAGGAGGAACGCTGACTTCAGATGACTCACACGACTGGCTGGGGTGCAACTGGGATCGCTACCTAAGTTTTATCTcttttgtcaaaaacaaaacaaaatgaaacctcCACAGTGTCACAGGTAGAAGATGAggatgagggaaggaaaggaatcaGGCTCTGAGGAGACTTCTGGGCATCCTACCCCTCGGCTCTGGTTAGCCTCTAGTGCTATGCAGCCCAGTTTGTTTTCAGGCGAAGCAATGGTAGACATCCTTTAAAAGGATTGCTTTATACGTCTTACGAAAGGCTTGGTCAATTAACTTTCAGATATGGCGGTAGTCCAGCCATTCATGCTTTATATCATGAAACTACCCTAAAAGTACCTTTAAAGTATGGCCGTGAGATTCCAAAAGGTAACTTGAGAGCATAAAGACTATTCTCAATCTTCTAAATGTTACATAGAAGGCCAAAGGCCTTCCAGACGTCCTTGGGCTTTGATGATGAATGACGTCAAATGAAAGGGACAGGTGTCTTGTTACATTTTGTGGCCTAATTATTCACGCTCACCTTTCAGTCTACCTGAGTCTGCCTCTAACTAGCCTCCCGCTCTCTCTCAGGAGCAGGGAGATGGTAGCCCGTCTTAGTCCATGGACTAGAGATGGATGAAGTAATCATTTCTCACTGACTTTGCTTCTGCCTTTCCATTCTGCTCTGGCTAAGTCTCTTGGAGTCTTGCCAATGTCCTGAATCACAGGAAATACATTTGTGTTCACAACACACAGTTGGGAGAAACCTGTAACTCCCCAGGCCTTGGTTTTATCTTTTTGGAAACCCTGGGTCTTGTGCTTCCTGTGGGTGACCTGTGACAAGCTCTTAACTCTTATCCTATATTGATGCATTGTCAACATgttttatgaacacacacacacacacacactttccttagTAACTAGTCCTATAAACTTCTGTGTCTTTCTTGGAAATGTAGCAAGGGAGTCATTGTATTTTCAgtattagaaacaaacaaaccaaccacatAGCAGTAAATGGTCTTCATTTTGTTAAGCACAAAATTGCCCAAGTGGCCCTTGTGGTTAGAATGAAGAAGTCTAAGTAGTTAAATTAATGatggagaaagcagagaagaggaaatatTGTTGCACCTCCAAATTGTGACTACCCTCTGTGTCAACAAATTGATTATTACTAATCTGGTCatgatttgtgtttatttttaatcccATCCCAGAAATGATGACACCGATCTGATTTgggagaaaattgaaaatatatatttttttcatttattttggacTTGGGTTGTTCCCACAGTACTTAGACTGTTGGTGGCTCTCAGATTGTGGCTTGTAGAGAATCTCTTGGTGGGACTTAGCTCACAAAGGCATCTGGGTCTCTGGGCTCCTTGGTAGATCTCCAAAGCATTCTGCTAGAGCAAGGGGAGCCTTGGCTAACATAAATGTTTTTCCTGGTCTGAATAGAGAGGACTAATCAAAGAAGAAGGTGGTAGAACTTGTAGATAAGAGATTATCTTGCCAATATCTTCATAAGAAAATAGGTTCCTGCAGGTTAAGTGTCTGATTCAAGTTCAGAGTTACCGTCTATTCACCCCCACCCTTCCTCCATCCCATGCCACCCAGGAGTCTCTTTAATTCTCCATTTTGAGTTTTCTGTAGCAGTTAAGGGAAAGGtggatgtgtgatgtgtgaggtggctcagcacacTCCCTGTGGTTCAACTTGGAAATCATGATGGTCTTAACTGCTACAGAAGTGAATACCACAAGTAGAAGGAATATATTGCTGTACTTTTCTTAAAAGGAAGATTTCCATCTTCACTGACCATGacgtaaaaacaaaaatagcccAACAGCTTGTATACTtggaattaatttcattttttttccccattaggTCAACAACCCACAGGTCCAGCGCCAAGCATTCAATGAGCTCATCCGAGTGATACACCAGCTGTCGCCGGAATCAAGCCTCAGGAAGCGGAAAAGGAGTCGCTGCTGATTCAGGGTGGGGAAGAGATTGTCCCGATAAGAATAATTCTGCCAGcactatttgaatttttaaatctaaacctatttattaatatttaaaactatttatatGGAGAATCTATTTTAGATGCACCAACCAAAGAAGTATTTATAGTAACAACTTATATGTGATAAGAGTGAATTCCTATTAATATATGTGTTATTTATAATTTCTGTCTCCTCAACTATTTCTCTTTGACCAATTAATTATTCTTTCTGACTAATTAGCCAAGACTGTGATTGCGGGATTGTATCTGGGGGCGGGGGACAGCCAACCGGCTGACTGAACTCAGACTGTGGCTTGTACCTTTACTTCACTGACCAATGGGGAACATTCAGAGCTGCAGTGACCCGGGGAAGTGCTGCTGATGGGAGGAGATGTCTACACTCCGGGACAGCGCTTTAACAGCAGGCCAGACAACACTCAAATGTGTCAGGTAGTAACAGGCTGTCCCTGAAAGAAAGCAGTGTCTCAGGAGATTTGACACCTGGTGCTTCCCTATACAGCTGAAAACTGTGACTACACCCGAATGACAAATAACTCGCTCATTTATAGTTTATCACTGTCTAATTGCATATGAATAAAGTATACTTTTGCAACCAATCATGCCGTGTCAGACTTCTTCTAAGGGAAGGCTTGGGTGAATGGACCACCTAGTGATGAATGGGACGGAAATAAGTCATTTTTAGCTGTGGGAATCTTGGAGCTGCATTAAGACCCATTAAGTGTGGGGCTTTTCTCTACTCACAATGTGCTCATTTTCACTGCTGTGGTTGGCAGCTGTAGAGCTCCTGCAATGTCAAGTTTGCAAACTGCTTAGCTCGGCATACGGATGTGTTTCTCCGCTCTTTCAGCGACACCCTAGCGTGTAGGCGCACGTCATTGGCGTATGTCTTAGAGTTTCaattgctgtgagaaaataccatgaccaaaagcaacttggagaagaaaggttttatttcagccCTTAGACTGTAGTTCATTGCTGAGGTAAGCTAGGGCAGGAACCCCAGGCaaggacttggaggcaggaacggAAGCGGATGCCATGCAGAgacattgcttactggcttgcttctcatggcttactcagcctgctttcttatactggGCAGGGCTACCTGCCCAAGAGTGGTTGGTACTGACCCACTGTAGGCTGTGAGCTGGGCTcacccacatcagtcactaattaagaaaatgccctacagacttgcctccAGGTAATGTGATCGAGAAAATGTCTCTGAGGTTCCTCTTCCTAAGTAATGCTAACTTGTGTAAAGTCTGCAAACCGATAGACTCAGTGTGACAGAGTGAGAGGCTCTAGGGGGGAGAGGCATGGATTGGAACCAAGATTGTGCCACTACAAGCCACATGACCTTTAATAACTTCTTTATATTCGCTaatcttttattcatttacttgaaAAGGAGGAATAATTAAATGTGGACCTTTCCCCCCAATACTATGTGTGAATCTACTCTTTTACTCAAATGTATTTATTGTGGTACCTGGTAAGTGTCTAGGTagtttagatagtttacttgaCTAAAAACACACAAGACTCCCTGCTCATGGAGAATTTGAACAACTAGGAAATAGAtaatgaaatatgtatatgtatatacatatatatatatatatatatatatatatccctcaaATTTCATAgtgttttaaaaagtagaagTAGGTTACAGTTTCTTAATCAAAGAAAAACCATTTGAGGAAGAATTCACAAGAGTGATACCCATTTGGATTCCAGGCAAGACCAATACCCTTGGAAAGGCGTTGGAGTGAAGATTCTTCAGGCATGAAGGGCAATCCCAAAAATTGGGAGGAGGGGCCATTAGTCaccacaggaggaggaggggaggaggaagaggaggaggaggaggaggattgaaAATGTAATGACTTTGATACACTCTGGGTTGTGAATTCTAGAAGACTCTCGGAGTTGTCAAAAGGTGGTCTTACAATGTACATATGAATATGCTATGAACTTGGACTTATGATCGCTTATGTGAGCAAGAATAATGAATGTGATGAGATGATTTCGGCTGGCTTCAGGACACACACATCCCTGTGACAAAAGCAGGGATGTGAGGGGACACGGGTTAGTTGTCCGGAGCTTCCTTCTCAGCGTTTTGACTTTGCCTTCCTACAGTGACGGCACCGCTCAAAACAGGTTGTGTCAAGGAGTCATTTTAGTCCTTGGCCGTAATCAGTGGTTACTGTAATCATTATTGGGTAACTAGGCAACAGTGGATGCAACCTGACTGCAAAACTTTAAAGTCTTagatgagagaagaatgaaaaacTGTAGGCCAATGTTGGCATGTCTATGAATGACATGGGATGCTGCTggctgctgtatatgtgtcatatcagctgctgtatgctcaGTGGctagtggctcagtgtctgagagatctcagggctcCAGGTtagctggtctttctatggggttgccctccttctcagctttttccagcctttccctaattcaatcacaggggtccctgacttcagtccattggttgggtgtaaatatctgtatctctctcagtcagctgcttgttgggcctcttggaggacagccatgctaggctcctgtctgtaagtactcCATAGTAatagtaacagtgtcaggccctggagcctccccttgggatggatcccaagttagggGGATCaatggacctcctttctctcagtctcttctccatttttgtccctgcagttctttttataaagggacaattctgggtcagagtttttgactgtgggttggcaaccccatccctccacttgatgccatGTCTTTTgactggaggtggactctgcaAATTTCCTCTCCCtagtgttgggcatttcatctaaggtccttcccctTGAGTTCTTAGAGTCTCTCACATCCAGGTCTCTTGtattttctagagggtccccccacctcaCACCCCCTGAGgatacatatttccattcattttgctggccctcagagcttcttACCTGTTCCCCTaaaacctgatcatgttcccattttcccttcaccctcccatctcccacccaggtctctccctccctctgcctcccatgattgctttcttttccttctaaagtgggactgaagcatccttacttgagtccttcagcttgttagccttcttgagttctgtggatggTATCTTGGATATTCTCTACTCTTTTTTGGATAATATCCATTATTAGTGAGTACac harbors:
- the Ifng gene encoding interferon gamma, whose amino-acid sequence is MNATHCILALQLFLMAVSGCYCHGTLIESLESLKNYFNSSSIDVEEKSLFLDIWRNWQKDGDMKILQGQIISFYLRLFEVLKDNQAISNNISVIESHLITNIFSNSKAKKDAFMSIAKFEVNNPQVQRQAFNELIRVIHQLSPESSLRKRKRSRC